From the Amycolatopsis thermoflava N1165 genome, one window contains:
- a CDS encoding DUF3040 domain-containing protein produces MPLSEHEQRLLDQIERELYAEDPKFASTVRGARFRRPARRRRIQGIALFVVGVALLVLGVMVRALWVADVPLMSVFGFVVMFAGVLLAVMSGRGGGDGKQGGAKAAKAKSSFTQRMEERFRQRFEEQ; encoded by the coding sequence ATGCCACTCTCCGAGCATGAGCAGCGGCTGCTCGACCAGATCGAGCGCGAGCTCTATGCCGAGGACCCCAAGTTCGCGTCTACGGTGCGCGGTGCCCGGTTCCGCCGGCCCGCCCGCCGCCGCCGAATCCAGGGGATCGCGCTGTTCGTCGTCGGTGTCGCCCTGCTCGTACTGGGTGTGATGGTGCGGGCTCTGTGGGTCGCCGACGTGCCGTTGATGAGCGTGTTCGGTTTCGTCGTGATGTTCGCGGGCGTCCTGCTCGCGGTCATGTCCGGACGTGGTGGGGGCGACGGCAAGCAGGGCGGTGCCAAGGCCGCCAAGGCCAAGAGCTCCTTCACACAGCGGATGGAAGAGCGCTTCCGCCAGCGGTTCGAAGAGCAGTAG
- the dinB gene encoding DNA polymerase IV has protein sequence MGRNAALPAGYERFRVSAGHTPDDTGCGLLHVDMDAFFAAVELRTRPELVDKPVIVAGAGPRSVVTSANYPAREYGVRAAMPVAVARRLCPHGVFLPPTHGLYGEVSKGVMAIFRELTPLVEPLSLDEAFLDVSGALRRLGETPAGIAALIRRRVRDEHGITCSVGVASVKFVAKLASGMAKPDGVVVVPAGQTLSFLHPLPISALWGVGKKTEENLRRLGLATIADIAAAPPARLRKAVGNAAAEHLHALAHGRDERGVVVDSPEKSLGAEHTFDTDQRDPRVLERELLRLSERVAESLRRRGLRGRTVSIKVRFADFRTITRARTLPAATDVARVIHSTAVALLAEAVAGADVRLLGVRVEGLTGEAEPEQLTFDQPAPRWRDAELAADVARSKFGSAAVRPASLLVPDPDPPRGEP, from the coding sequence ATGGGTAGGAACGCGGCCCTGCCGGCCGGATACGAGCGGTTCCGGGTGAGCGCGGGGCACACGCCGGACGACACCGGGTGCGGTCTGCTGCACGTCGACATGGACGCGTTCTTCGCGGCCGTCGAGCTGCGCACGCGGCCGGAGCTGGTCGACAAGCCGGTGATCGTGGCGGGCGCGGGCCCGCGCTCGGTGGTGACGTCGGCGAACTACCCGGCGCGTGAGTACGGCGTGCGCGCGGCCATGCCGGTCGCGGTGGCGCGCCGGCTGTGCCCGCACGGGGTGTTCCTGCCGCCGACGCACGGGCTCTACGGCGAGGTGTCCAAGGGTGTGATGGCGATCTTCCGCGAGCTGACGCCGCTCGTGGAGCCGCTGAGCCTGGACGAGGCGTTCCTGGACGTCAGCGGCGCGCTGCGGCGGCTGGGGGAGACGCCGGCGGGCATCGCCGCGCTCATCCGCCGCCGGGTCCGGGACGAGCACGGCATCACCTGCTCGGTCGGGGTGGCTTCGGTGAAGTTCGTGGCGAAACTGGCCTCGGGCATGGCGAAGCCGGACGGCGTGGTGGTTGTGCCCGCCGGGCAGACCCTGTCGTTCCTGCACCCGCTGCCGATCTCCGCGCTGTGGGGCGTGGGGAAGAAGACCGAGGAGAACCTGCGGCGGCTCGGGCTGGCCACGATCGCCGACATCGCGGCGGCCCCGCCGGCGCGGCTGCGCAAGGCGGTCGGCAACGCCGCGGCCGAGCACCTGCACGCGCTGGCGCACGGGCGCGACGAGCGGGGCGTGGTGGTCGACTCGCCCGAGAAGTCGCTGGGCGCCGAGCACACCTTCGACACCGACCAGCGCGATCCGCGGGTGCTGGAGCGCGAGCTGCTGCGGCTGTCCGAGCGCGTCGCGGAGAGCCTGCGGCGGCGCGGGCTGCGCGGCCGCACCGTGTCGATCAAGGTGCGGTTCGCCGACTTCCGCACGATCACGCGGGCGCGCACCCTGCCCGCGGCCACCGACGTGGCGCGGGTGATCCACTCGACGGCCGTGGCGCTGCTGGCGGAAGCGGTCGCCGGGGCCGATGTCCGCCTGCTCGGGGTGCGGGTGGAGGGGCTGACCGGGGAGGCCGAGCCGGAGCAGCTGACCTTCGACCAGCCCGCGCCGCGCTGGCGGGACGCCGAGCTGGCGGCGGACGTGGCGCGGTCGAAGTTCGGCTCTGCCGCGGTGCGTCCGGCGTCACTGCTCGTGCCGGACCCTGACCCTCCTCGGGGGGAACCCTGA
- a CDS encoding class I SAM-dependent methyltransferase, which produces MRTDTGTARGSGTVWRALRAELDRARERGTSEPAVVDVGGGSGVWAVPLAAEGCRVTVVEPSPNALATLRRRAEEAGVGGAITVVADDTDALAARIPAGSADLVLAHGLLEVVDDPAAVAGALAGIVAPGGAVSVLAANRHAAALHRALGGRVREAHALLTSSDGVLADDGETLLRRFDADGLRGLLAGAGLRVELIQGDGVVSDVLGEVESEQYTADDLADFEAAAGAIPPLRDLASRLHLLARL; this is translated from the coding sequence ATGCGAACGGACACCGGGACAGCACGCGGCTCCGGCACGGTCTGGCGGGCACTGCGGGCCGAGCTCGACCGGGCGCGGGAACGAGGCACGAGCGAACCCGCCGTCGTCGACGTCGGCGGAGGCAGCGGGGTCTGGGCGGTGCCGCTGGCCGCCGAGGGCTGCCGGGTGACGGTGGTCGAGCCGAGCCCGAACGCGCTCGCGACGCTGCGGCGGCGCGCCGAGGAGGCCGGCGTCGGCGGGGCGATCACCGTCGTCGCCGACGACACCGACGCGCTCGCCGCGCGGATCCCGGCCGGTTCCGCCGACCTGGTGCTGGCGCACGGGCTGCTCGAGGTCGTCGACGACCCGGCCGCGGTGGCCGGTGCGCTGGCCGGGATCGTCGCGCCGGGCGGCGCGGTGTCCGTGCTGGCCGCGAACCGGCACGCCGCGGCGCTGCACCGCGCGCTCGGCGGCCGCGTGCGTGAGGCGCACGCGCTGCTGACCAGCTCCGACGGCGTGCTCGCGGACGACGGGGAGACGCTGCTGCGCCGCTTCGACGCCGACGGCCTGCGCGGCCTGCTGGCGGGCGCGGGCCTGCGCGTCGAGCTGATCCAGGGCGACGGCGTGGTGTCGGACGTGCTGGGGGAGGTCGAGTCGGAGCAGTACACCGCCGACGACCTCGCCGACTTCGAGGCCGCCGCGGGCGCGATCCCGCCGCTGCGCGACCTCGCCAGCCGCCTGCACCTGCTCGCCCGGCTCTGA
- a CDS encoding ParA family protein, which translates to MHTVAVLSLKGGVGKTTVALGIASAALRRGARTLVADLDPQGNATATLDPPYTEATLADVLATPVRDVLRQAVAPSAWSPEVDVLVGAEELELLNEPGPHDDKVGNLSLALDELHERPLRGRPYELAILDCPPSLGRLTKSALVAADSAILVTEPTMYAVSGAQRALEAIERIRDEHNPDLKAAGVLVNRLRPRSHEHQFRIAELRESFGGLVMPTAIPDRLAVQQAQGACSPIHEWHSPGAQEVALTFNMVLAKILRSNRAGRHRIDREQPAESTGPIPRIARTADDARR; encoded by the coding sequence GTGCACACGGTCGCCGTACTCAGCCTCAAGGGTGGTGTCGGCAAAACCACGGTCGCGCTGGGCATCGCCTCGGCTGCGCTCCGTAGGGGAGCGCGCACGCTGGTGGCCGATCTCGACCCGCAGGGCAACGCCACCGCCACCCTCGACCCGCCCTACACCGAGGCCACGCTGGCCGACGTGCTCGCCACCCCGGTCCGCGACGTGCTGCGGCAGGCCGTGGCGCCGAGCGCGTGGAGCCCCGAGGTCGACGTGCTGGTCGGCGCGGAGGAACTCGAACTGCTCAACGAGCCGGGGCCGCACGACGACAAGGTCGGCAACCTCTCCCTGGCGCTGGACGAGCTGCACGAGCGCCCGCTGCGGGGCCGCCCGTACGAGCTGGCGATCCTGGACTGCCCGCCCTCGCTGGGGCGGCTGACGAAGTCGGCCCTGGTCGCCGCCGACAGCGCGATCCTGGTCACCGAGCCGACGATGTACGCGGTCAGCGGGGCACAGCGCGCGCTGGAGGCGATCGAGCGGATCCGCGACGAGCACAACCCGGACCTCAAGGCGGCCGGGGTGCTGGTGAACCGGCTCCGGCCGCGCTCGCACGAGCACCAGTTCCGCATCGCCGAGCTGCGCGAGTCCTTCGGCGGCCTGGTGATGCCCACGGCGATCCCGGACCGGCTCGCGGTGCAGCAGGCGCAGGGCGCGTGCAGCCCGATCCACGAGTGGCACTCCCCCGGCGCCCAGGAGGTCGCGCTGACCTTCAACATGGTGCTGGCCAAGATCCTGCGCTCCAACCGCGCCGGACGGCACCGCATCGACCGGGAGCAGCCCGCCGAGAGCACCGGCCCGATCCCCCGGATCGCCCGGACAGCGGACGATGCCCGAAG